In Pectobacterium brasiliense, a single genomic region encodes these proteins:
- the cysC gene encoding adenylyl-sulfate kinase has translation MHWYVATSHIGVRAICWEANNVSLRDEPTDDNVVWHAHDVTRESREKLHGHQGVVIWFTGLSGSGKSTLAGALEQALHQRGVSTYLLDGDNVRHGLCRDLGFTDDDRRENIRRVGEVAKLMVDAGLVVLTAFISPHRAERKMVQDLLGEEQFIEVFVDTPLATCEARDPKGLYKKARAGELRNFTGIDSAYEAPEAPDSHLDGEQLVTNLTGQLLDLLGKRAIIKL, from the coding sequence ATGCACTGGTACGTCGCCACTTCCCACATTGGGGTGCGCGCGATCTGCTGGGAGGCAAATAACGTGTCTTTACGCGATGAACCGACTGACGATAACGTCGTCTGGCATGCGCACGATGTCACCCGAGAGTCGCGCGAGAAATTGCATGGTCATCAGGGCGTCGTTATCTGGTTTACCGGGTTGTCTGGATCCGGTAAATCCACGCTGGCGGGGGCGTTGGAACAGGCGCTACATCAACGTGGCGTCAGCACCTATCTGCTGGATGGCGACAATGTGCGGCACGGATTGTGCCGTGATTTAGGCTTCACCGACGACGATCGGCGCGAAAATATCCGCCGCGTGGGTGAAGTCGCCAAACTGATGGTAGATGCGGGTCTGGTGGTCCTGACCGCGTTTATCTCGCCGCACCGCGCCGAGCGTAAAATGGTGCAGGATTTACTGGGCGAAGAGCAGTTCATCGAAGTCTTCGTGGATACGCCGTTAGCGACCTGTGAAGCGCGCGATCCTAAGGGGTTGTATAAAAAAGCCCGTGCGGGAGAGCTGCGTAATTTCACTGGGATCGACTCGGCGTATGAAGCGCCGGAAGCGCCGGATAGTCATCTGGATGGCGAACAATTAGTAACAAATTTGACAGGCCAATTGTTAGATCTGCTGGGCAAGAGAGCTATTATCAAGC